One window of the Anguilla rostrata isolate EN2019 chromosome 13, ASM1855537v3, whole genome shotgun sequence genome contains the following:
- the LOC135237944 gene encoding probable transmembrane reductase CYB561D1, which yields MRTDVEYSPVGEGLGMSEFWLYVWMRRVAVIAAHVASLGFTILMCLFSRPGTSLFSWHPVCMSISFCLCMTEGILLFSTEGSPFCFKSRKGKVRLHWFLQALVVLGGATGLGFMVASKRALERPHLATWHSLLGVGTLVATTLQAACGLCLLFPELLHVSSHGRLRLYHATCGLLAYLLATVTVVLAMFTDWFQATVKGLLWYAFLLLPLFPALVVMNQITNAHLPKKKITA from the exons ATGCGGACGGACGTAGAGTACAGTCCGGTCGGCGAGGGCTTAGGGATGAGCGAGTTTTGGCTCTATGTGTGGATGCGGAGAGTGGCCGTGATCGCTGCACACGTCGCCTCCTTGGGATTTACGATATTAATGTGTCTTTTTTCCCGACCAGGAACAA GTCTCTTCTCCTGGCACCCTGTATGCATGTCTATCTCT ttttGTCTGTGCATGACTGAGGGGATCCTGCTCTTCTCCACGGAGGGCTCCCCATTCTGCTTTAAGTCCCGTAAGGGGAAGGTGCGCCTGCACTGGTTCCTGCAGGCCCTGGTGGTGCTGGGCGGGGCCACCGGCCTGGGCTTCATGGTGGCCAGCAAGCGGGCGTTGGAGCGCCCCCACCTGGCCACCTGGCACAGCCTGCTGGGCGTGGGCACCCTGGTGGCCACCACGCTCCAGGCGGCCTGCGGCCTCTGCCTGCTCTTCCCCGAGCTGCTCCACGTCTCCTCCCACGGCCGCCTGCGGCTCTACCACGCCACCTGCGGGCTGCTGGCCTATCTCCTGGCAACCGTTACCGTGGTGCTGGCCATGTTCACCGACTGGTTTCAGGCCACCGTCAAGGGCCTGCTGTGGTACgccttcctgctgctgccgctctTCCCTGCGCTGGTGGTGATGAACCAGATCACCAACGCCCACCTGCCCAAGAAGAAGATCACCGCCtga
- the zbtb40 gene encoding zinc finger and BTB domain-containing protein 40, with translation MELPNYSRQLMQQLHTLRKEGQFCDCTILVGDEPHRAHKLVLAASSLLFKSVLEGSESISIDPAVVTSQEFSNLLEMVYTGKLPPGKHNLTRVITAADSLQMFDVAVSCKNILTSLMKQSPVQSPVKDQQSSGSDTQMAGTDAAMPSANKEPSPANLSGALQETVMAAAESGDREVINGSSEYAAVTEQLGDQSAMQDLHSGLEASPCKKARLESSENTGTDDGDLTFLFQSLDRVSEVAWDIQPWLKTVETWEAISSEERQVILDCCKEDPEGSGILRRLLSRVTEGKSLSSRTVLAFLGLFKEANPDLTTLLQKGTEPQEEDSVEPEGDDVCVTEQAVGEPLRSRVLLDYSAELIESLSGISSLSESLIAAAEGCLDEQERKVVQECCGGADPREAAERLVTRVEEGELSEGGLLRVLQALEHSSPSLEQLLARVQTHRDATEKPSADNPEEERAASLLAKYRCRITESPLDLQALQRSLEATAGIAAEERECIQAQLNEDGDAQCVDRLLSVALDGGSGLALTVWRLLFRAGAWDPSLGSLVQEVREEPGAQKLLHSVMDSESLHLDLLLKHRALILEAVGDVTVSEDLLKETESAPQEVAEFMARCGTGDESASLKDVLGRVLEEQSLPARPFCTLLSLSQGAFPQLLPLREDLEQAGKEAELRAEPQAAGGAPQDEPGKGKRKECFCQWCGKAFAFMCRMEVHRKRCRLSQETRQRCPQCPQELPNPRALKQHLSQAHHTPVAKKRKRQEQVACDICGKTFAHPSGMMYHKRTEHFDEKPYVCKECGAKFAANSSLKNHMRLHTGERPFLCKHCDMSFSQAAALSYHTKKKHSEGKMYACQYCEALFAQSIELTRHVRTHTGDKPYVCRECGKGFSQANGLSVHLQTFHNIMNPHDCQKCRMSFPSLEEHRKHILQCHPKEYHQCDVCSKVFTTATLLMKHMVTHIGKKPFSCKICHKAYQQLSGLWYHNRTTHPEVFAGQGPRLLKSVFQCTSCNKAFCTSASLAKHQKTEHPEKLYECEDCKETFTGCEALLAHKKEHHPDSETFRCLYCPTACESAAEMQQHLCSQHFGEQSQAFGCSHCSLVFPTQLEVQEHFLSQHQDVLEEDPQASSSQMVIQAEEPSGGAEQVIALHQSRLGGSQVYVALADSSSGPPGSEIVAVNVDDLLDGTIAFICEEGQQ, from the exons ATGGAGCTCCCAAATTACAGCCGGCAGCTAATGCAGCAGTTGCACACCCTCCGCAAGGAGGGCCAGTTCTGCGACTGCACCATCCTGGTGGGCGACGAACCTCACAGGGCCCACAAGCTTGTGCTAGCCGCCTCCAGCCTGCTCTTCAAGTCTGTGCTGGAGGGTTCGGAGAGCATCTCCATCGACCCAGCCGTGGTCACCTCACAGGAGTTCTCCAACCTGCTGGAGATGGTCTACACGGGCAAGCTCCCCCCAGGCAAGCACAACCTCACCCGGGTCATCACCGCCGCCGACAGCCTGCAGATGTTCGACGTGGCCGTCAGCTGCAAGAACATTCTCACCAGCCTAATGAAGCAGTCGCCCGTGCAGTCTCCCGTCAAAGACCAACAGAGCTCTGGCTCCGACACCCAGATGGCTGGCACAGACGCTGCTATGCCAAGCGCAAATAAGGAGCCTTCACCGGCCAACCTGAGTGGGGCTCTGCAGGAGACCGTGATGGCAGCAGCCGAATCTGGGGATCGAGAGGTCATCAATGGCTCTAGTGAGTACGCTGCCGTTACAGAGCAGCTGGGTGATCAGTCGGCCATGCAGGATCTCCACAGTGGTCTTGAGGCATCACCTTGTAAAAAAGCCCGCCTGGAATCATCGGAGAACACAG GGACAGATGATGGAGACTTGACATTCCTGTTCCAGAGCTTGGACAGGGTCTCTGAGGTGGCATGGGACATCCAGCCCTGGCTGAAAACAGTGGAGACATGGGAGGCCATTTCAAGTGAAGAGAGACAG GTCATTCTAGACTGCTGTAAGGAAGACCCAGAAGGTTCCGGCATTCTGCGCAGACTGTTGAGCAGAGTGACAGAGGGCAAGAGCCTGTCGTCACGCACCGTCCTCGCGTTTCTGGGCCTCTTCAAGGAGGCCAACCCGGATCTCACCACACTGCTACAGAAAGGGACAGAGCCCCAGGAAGAGGATAGCGTGGAGCCTGAAG GCGATGATGTTTGTGTGACAGAGCAAGCCGTCGGGGAGCCGCTCAGGAGCAGAGTGCTGCTGGACTACTCTGCAGAGCTGATCGAGAGCCTCTCTGGGATCAGCTCCCTCTCGGAGAGCCTGATCGCGGCGGCGGAGGGCTGCCTGGACGAGCAGGAGAGGAAG GTGGTGCAGGAGTGCTGTGGAGGCGCGGACCCCCGGGAGGCAGCGGAGCGCCTGGTCACgcgggtggaggagggggagttgAGCGAGGGGGGCCTCCTCAGGGTGCTCCAGGCCCTCGAACACAGCTCCCCCAGCCTGGAGCAGCTGCTGGCCAGGGTCCAGACTCACCGGGACGCCACCGAGAAACCTTCTG CTGATAACCCGGAGGAGGAACGTGCAGCCAGTCTGTTGGCAAAGTACCGCTGCAGAATCACAGAATCACCCTTAGATCTCCAGGCCCTTCAGCGCAGCCTGGAGGCAACGGCTGGTATtgcagcagaagagagagag tgTATCCAGGCCCAGCTGAATGAGGACGGCGATGCTCAGTGTGTGGAcaggctgctctctgtggcGCTGGACGGAGGCTCCGGCCTTGCCCTGACGGTGTGGAGGCTGCTCTTCCGAGCAGGAGCCTGGGACCCATCCCTGGGCTCGCTCGTCCAGGAGGTCAGGGAGGAACCTGGAGCCCAGAAACTCCTGCACTCTG TTATGGACTCTGAGAGCCTGCACCTGGACCTCCTCTTGAAGCACAGAGCGTTGATCCTGGAGGCGGTGGGTGACGTGACCGTCTCCGAGGATCTGCTGAAGGAAACGGAGAGTGCGCCGCAGGAAGTCGCTGAG TTCATGGCGCGCTGCGGGACGGGGGATGAGAGCGCGTCCCTGAAGGACGTCCTGGGACGCGTCTTGGAGGAGCAGTCGCTCCCCGCCCGGCCCTTCTGCACCCTGCTCTCCCTGAGCCAGGGGGCCTTCCCTCAGCTCCTGCCCCTCAGAGAAGACCTGGAGCAGGCAG ggaaggaggcggagctgagGGCGGAGCCGCAGGCGGCCGGCGGCGCACCGCAGGACGAGCCGGGCaaggggaagaggaaggagtGCTTCTGCCAGTGGTGCGGGAAGGCCTTCGCCTTCATGTGCCGGATGGAGGTGCACCGCAAGAGGTGCCGCCTGTCCCAGGAAACGCGCCAGCGCTGCCCCCAGTGCCCCCAGGAGCTGCCCAACCCGCGGGCGCTGAAGCAGCACCTGTCCCAGGCCCACCACACCCCCGTCgccaaaaagaggaagaggcaggagCAGGTGGCCTGCGACATCTGCGGGAAGACCTTCGCCCACCCgtcag GCATGATGTACCACAAGCGCACCGAGCACTTCGACGAGAAGCCGTACGTGTGCAAAGAGTGCGGGGCCAAGTTCGCCGCCAACTCGTCCCTGAAGAACCACATGCGTCTGCACACGGGCGAGCGGCCCTTCCTGTGCAAGCACTGCGACATGAGCTTCAGCCAGGCCGCCGCCCTCTCCTACCACACCAAGAAGAAGCACTCCGAAG GAAAGATGTACGCCTGCCAGTACTGCGAAGCGCTGTTCGCCCAGTCCATCGAGCTGACGCgccacgtgcgcacgcacacgggGGACAAGCCGTACGTGTGCCGGGAGTGCGGCAAGGGCTTCAGCCAGGCCAACGGGCTGTCCGTTCACCTGCAGACCTTCCACA ACATAATGAACCCCCACGACTGCCAGAAGTGCCGGATGAGTTTCCCGTCCCTGGAGGAGCACAGGAAGCACATCCTGCAGTGCCACCCCAAGGAGTACCACCAGTGCGACGTGTGCAGCAAGGTCTTCACCACGGCAACGCTGCTCATGAAGCACATGGTCACCCACATCGGAAAGAAGCCCTTCAGCTGCAAGATCTGCCACAAGGCTTACCAG CAACTCTCTGGACTGTGGTACCACAACCGCACCACCCACCCGGAGGTGTTCGCTGGGCAGGGCCCCCGCCTGCTGAagtctgtgtttcagtgtacGAGCTGCAACAAGGCCTTCTGCACCAGCGCCAGCCTGGCCAAGCACCAGAAAACTGAGCATCCGG AGAAGCTCTATGAGTGTGAGGACTGCAAAGAGACCTTCACAGGCTGTGAGGCACTGCTGGCCCATAAGAAGGAGCATCACCCAG ACTCCGAGACGTTCAGGTGCCTGTACTGCCCCACCGCCTGCGAGAGCGCGGCGGAGATGCAGCAGCACCTGTGCAGCCAGCACTTCGGCGAGCAGAGCCAGGCCTTCGGCTGCTCCCACTGCAGCCTCGTCTTCCCCACCCAGCTGGAGGTGCAGGAGCACTTCCTGTCCCAGCACCAGGACGTCCTGGAGGAGGACCCCCAGGCCTCCAGCTCCCAAATG GTGATCCAGGCGGAGGAGCCCTCGGGCGGGGCCGAGCAGGTGATCGCCCTGCACCAGTCGCGGCTGGGCGGCTCGCAGGTGTACGTGGCTCTGGCGGACTCGTCGAGCGGCCCGCCGGGCTCCGAGATCGTGGCGGTCAATGTGGACGACCTGCTGGACGGCACCATCGCCTTCATCTGCGAGGAGGGTCAGCAGTGA
- the LOC135237943 gene encoding transmembrane protein 269-like, with protein sequence MILLTFLYGLFQRTIKLFLGKKASRVQLKEFVRKNAANSLSVANMVMGMTSILCSLNGHQYAACWLVLIGYLLDLADGAVARRLDACSALGAKLDDFADFTTFGIATSLLLKTRGLMDNILCLCYVMAVFTRLCFFSSGIPFMYRGLPCIYSSAILACVSLLSGGNMLVLRVTALAMILFMVNQGFYPHDRVLESQAWKKVVYAGGVAMVFCSSFPPACVYYLLWSVSYILFPTALWSCKV encoded by the exons ATGATCCTGCTGACATTTCTTTATg GACTTTTCCAACGCACCATAAAGCTGTTCCTGGGCAAGAAGGCCAGCAGAGTTCAGCTCAAAGAGTTTGTGCGTAAAAATGCAGCCAACTCTCTGTCTGTGGCCAACATGGTCATGGGCATGACTTCCATTCTCTGCAGCCTGAACGG TCACCAGTATGCTGCATGCTGGTTGGTTCTGATTGGTTACCTGCTGGACCTGGCAGACGGTGCAGTAGCCAGACGACTGGATGCCTGTTCAGCACTGG GTGCCAAGCTGGACGACTTTGCCGACTTCACCACGTTCGGGATAGCGACCTCGCTGCTTCTGAAGACCCGCGGGCTGATGGACAACATCCTCTGCTTGTGCTACGTCATGGCCGTGTTCACCCGCCTCTGCTTCTTCTCCAGCG GGATCCCCTTCATGTACCGCGGGCTGCCCTGCATCTACTCGTCGGCCATCTTGGCCTGCGTCTCCCTGCTGTCCGGCGGGAACATGCTGGTCCTGCGGGTCACGGCTTTGGCCATGATCCTCTTCATGGTCAACCAGGGCTTCTACCCCCACGACAGGGTGCTGGAGTCCCAGGCCTGGAAGAAGGTGGTCTATGCCGGAG gagTTGCCATGGTGTTCTgctcctctttccctcctgcATGTGTTTACTACCTGCTCTGGTCCGTCTCCTACATTTTATTTCCGACAGCCTTGTGGAGCTGCAAAGTGTAA